The Flavobacterium praedii genome window below encodes:
- a CDS encoding superoxide dismutase, producing MKKNTFILANLLFISVLISCNEKKLTEVVEVPLPTVQEKVTIGNPNDLKANEGSFQLEKLPFGYDALVPELSALTMESHYKNYLYYTNSLNKAVMGTDKENLTVEEILNKLDINDPVIRNNAGGYYNHSLYFRSIGPKAGGEPKDTLASKIIKDFGSFSNFKTSFKETAYKHFGSGWVWLVVDKTGILQLSTTQDQDNPLMTYAPVIGFHGTPILGIDLWEHAYFLDYQYKKKNYIDAFFNIVNWDKVNENYKATFKK from the coding sequence ATGAAAAAAAACACTTTTATACTAGCTAATTTGCTTTTTATTTCAGTTTTAATTTCTTGTAATGAAAAAAAATTAACTGAAGTTGTAGAAGTTCCTTTGCCAACGGTACAAGAAAAAGTTACAATTGGCAATCCAAATGATCTAAAAGCAAATGAAGGCTCATTTCAATTGGAAAAGCTTCCTTTTGGATATGACGCTTTGGTTCCTGAATTATCAGCATTGACTATGGAATCCCATTATAAAAACTATTTATATTATACCAATAGTTTGAACAAAGCTGTAATGGGAACAGATAAAGAAAATCTTACTGTAGAAGAAATATTAAACAAATTAGACATAAATGACCCCGTGATTCGTAACAATGCGGGAGGATATTACAACCACAGCTTGTATTTTAGATCTATTGGACCAAAAGCTGGCGGAGAACCTAAAGATACATTAGCCTCTAAGATTATAAAAGATTTTGGTTCTTTTTCGAATTTTAAAACTTCTTTCAAAGAAACTGCATACAAACATTTTGGTTCGGGTTGGGTTTGGTTGGTTGTCGATAAAACAGGAATATTACAATTATCTACTACTCAAGATCAGGACAATCCTCTTATGACATATGCACCTGTAATTGGATTTCATGGAACGCCAATTTTAGGAATTGATCTTTGGGAACATGCTTATTTCTTAGATTACCAATATAAAAAGAAAAATTATATCGATGCTTTTTTTAATATAGTAAATTGGGATAAAGTAAACGAAAATTACAAAGCTACTTTCAAAAAGTAA
- a CDS encoding acyl-CoA-binding protein codes for MIENDLDKQFQEAVEIASFMTQASLPQDVQLRLYAFYKHATFDKTKFNVSDNSDLRNAFKTNAWIQISHLTQDEAKKQYIELIHSLIK; via the coding sequence ATGATTGAAAATGATTTAGATAAACAATTTCAAGAAGCCGTTGAAATTGCTTCTTTTATGACTCAAGCATCTCTACCACAAGATGTTCAGCTACGCCTTTATGCCTTTTACAAGCATGCTACATTTGACAAAACTAAATTTAACGTTTCTGATAATTCTGATTTAAGGAATGCTTTCAAAACTAATGCTTGGATTCAAATTAGTCATCTAACACAAGACGAAGCAAAAAAACAATACATAGAATTAATTCATTCCCTAATTAAGTAA
- a CDS encoding phosphatidylserine decarboxylase family protein, whose product MFHKEGTQSILLGTIFTAVVFLVSDKFIQTEWIKMSIEIVTLLLLVIILQFFRNPKRSVEINENHIIAPVDGKVVVIEEVYEGEFFKDKRLQVSIFMSPTNVHVTRYAISGIVKFSKYHPGKFLVAWHPKASEENERTTIVIENKTFGAILYRQIAGALARRIVNYAQEGMQVVQGTDAGFIKFGSRVDIFLPLGTPINVVLNQKAIGGKTIIAMKS is encoded by the coding sequence ATGTTTCATAAAGAAGGAACTCAAAGTATTTTATTAGGCACCATTTTTACTGCTGTCGTTTTTTTAGTATCAGATAAATTCATTCAAACCGAATGGATTAAAATGTCAATTGAAATAGTAACACTTTTGTTGTTAGTAATCATTTTACAATTTTTCAGAAACCCAAAACGTTCTGTTGAAATAAATGAAAATCATATTATTGCACCTGTTGACGGAAAAGTAGTTGTAATAGAAGAAGTATATGAGGGAGAATTTTTTAAAGACAAAAGATTACAAGTATCAATTTTTATGTCACCTACAAATGTACATGTAACGCGCTATGCTATAAGCGGAATTGTAAAATTTAGCAAATATCATCCTGGTAAATTCTTAGTTGCCTGGCATCCAAAAGCAAGTGAAGAGAACGAAAGAACTACCATTGTTATTGAAAACAAAACTTTTGGTGCAATATTGTATCGTCAAATTGCGGGTGCATTGGCCAGACGTATTGTAAATTATGCGCAAGAAGGCATGCAAGTTGTACAAGGAACTGATGCTGGATTTATAAAATTTGGATCAAGAGTTGATATTTTTTTACCATTAGGGACTCCAATTAATGTAGTATTGAATCAAAAAGCAATTGGAGGGAAAACAATAATTGCAATGAAATCTTAA
- a CDS encoding phosphatidate cytidylyltransferase — translation MNETLKRSISGAIYILLLIASIQYSIETFFILFGVFLLIAVMEFCNLVHLNKIIPIAIANVFYLFFYKIAVATNQDGLFYLLRYSKNFDLAVLIISLIVSLKCIVFLFDNTNLKVDSFSKFAYLIGYIVLPFIIITKIPFGIKGYNPNILISIFILIWTNDTFAYIVGKSIGKHKLFERISPKKTIEGFLGGIGFAIIASYFISKYFLMLPEKNTFIWIIIALIVGIFGTIGDLVESKFKRISEKKDSGNIMPGHGGILDRLDSVIFVAPIIFLFYQILNYVS, via the coding sequence ATGAACGAAACACTAAAAAGATCAATATCAGGAGCTATTTACATTTTACTCCTTATAGCTTCAATACAATACTCTATAGAAACTTTTTTTATTCTATTTGGAGTTTTTTTATTAATTGCAGTAATGGAATTTTGCAACTTAGTACACTTAAACAAAATTATTCCAATTGCAATTGCTAATGTATTTTATCTATTTTTTTATAAAATTGCTGTAGCAACAAATCAAGATGGTTTATTTTATTTACTACGTTACAGTAAAAATTTTGATTTGGCAGTCCTTATTATATCACTAATAGTTTCATTGAAATGCATAGTATTTCTATTTGACAATACAAACTTAAAAGTAGACTCCTTTTCTAAATTTGCTTATTTAATTGGTTATATCGTTCTTCCATTTATTATAATAACAAAAATACCTTTTGGAATAAAAGGATACAATCCAAACATACTTATAAGTATTTTTATTTTGATATGGACAAATGATACTTTTGCTTACATAGTGGGCAAATCTATCGGAAAACACAAACTATTTGAACGAATTTCACCTAAAAAAACCATCGAAGGCTTTTTGGGCGGAATAGGATTTGCAATAATAGCGAGTTATTTTATATCCAAATACTTTTTAATGCTTCCAGAAAAAAACACCTTTATCTGGATCATAATTGCCTTAATTGTTGGGATTTTCGGAACAATTGGAGATCTAGTTGAATCTAAATTCAAACGTATTTCAGAAAAAAAGGACAGCGGAAACATAATGCCAGGACATGGAGGCATTTTAGATCGATTAGATAGTGTTATCTTTGTAGCACCAATAATATTTTTATTTTATCAAATTTTAAATTATGTTTCATAA
- a CDS encoding LUD domain-containing protein: MNLFKKLFGSNNPSSDEARESNSNRPNPDINSPLDEQFIYNFKKNGGKFLYCENLNEVKEQFENILEENDWFECEALCYEPHLYFLLDENKLTYGKNIDPKFILSSCENLVAEEGSVLFSSNQIKQKKPNDLPSNIIILAKTSQIVEGKSDGLSAIRKKYLTEYPTNITTIKYFEKAKEEDFTQYGSSAKNLYLLLLEDL, encoded by the coding sequence ATGAATCTTTTTAAAAAATTATTTGGTTCGAATAATCCCTCTTCTGACGAAGCAAGAGAAAGTAATTCAAATAGACCAAATCCAGATATCAATTCTCCGTTGGACGAACAATTCATCTATAATTTCAAAAAAAATGGAGGGAAATTTTTATACTGTGAAAATTTAAATGAAGTAAAAGAACAATTTGAAAATATACTTGAAGAAAACGATTGGTTCGAATGTGAAGCTTTATGCTATGAACCACATTTATACTTTTTACTAGACGAGAATAAACTTACTTATGGTAAAAATATAGATCCAAAATTCATTCTATCTAGTTGTGAAAATTTGGTAGCAGAAGAAGGTTCTGTTTTATTTTCATCCAACCAAATCAAACAAAAAAAACCTAATGATTTGCCATCAAATATAATTATTTTGGCAAAAACCAGTCAAATAGTAGAAGGAAAAAGCGATGGACTAAGTGCTATTCGAAAAAAATACTTGACTGAATATCCAACAAACATTACTACAATAAAATATTTTGAAAAAGCGAAAGAGGAAGATTTTACTCAATATGGTAGCTCGGCCAAAAATTTATATTTATTGCTTTTAGAAGATCTTTAA
- the ftsH gene encoding ATP-dependent zinc metalloprotease FtsH has protein sequence MAKENNPNSNKFKISPWLIYTAILLVFLGISFITGGSSFEEPAQLTSSKFNSYLEKGQIEKVIVYNKNEAEVYLNTEALKEVEHKKISKDVLGRPNKGPHYTFDIGNDQIFQNKLEKAVAEGKLKDFNFLQKSNWTDLLVSLLPIIIIIGVWIFIMRKMSGGPGGGGGQIFNIGKSKAKLFDEKTDIKTTFKDVAGLEGAKEEIQEIVEFLKNPEKYTNLGGKIPKGALLVGPPGTGKTLLAKAVAGEAQVPFFSLSGSDFVEMFVGVGASRVRDLFKQAKEKSPAIIFIDEIDAVGRARGKSNMSGGNDERENTLNQLLTEMDGFGTNSNVIVLAATNRADVLDKALMRAGRFDRQIFVDLPDIRERAEIFLVHLAPLKKIEGLDTEFLAKQTPGFSGADIANVCNEAALIAARHNKDAVDKQDFLDAVDRIVGGLEKKNKIITPEEKRAIAIHEAGHATVSWMLEHAAPLIKVTIVPRGQSLGAAWYLPEERLIVRTDQMLDEMCATMGGRAAEKVTFDRISTGALSDLEKVTKQARAMVTVYGLNDKIGNVTYYDSSGQSEYSFSKPYSDETARVIDKEISDLIESQYQRAINILEENKDKLEELAAILIEKEVIFKDDLETIFGKRTFDKNLGEVVS, from the coding sequence ATGGCTAAAGAGAATAATCCAAATTCAAATAAATTTAAAATAAGTCCTTGGTTAATTTACACTGCAATACTTTTAGTGTTTTTAGGAATAAGTTTTATAACAGGTGGCTCTAGTTTTGAAGAACCCGCTCAATTAACTTCGTCTAAATTTAATTCCTATTTAGAAAAAGGACAAATTGAGAAAGTAATTGTTTACAATAAAAATGAAGCGGAAGTTTATTTAAATACTGAAGCTTTAAAAGAAGTAGAACATAAAAAAATTTCCAAAGACGTTTTAGGAAGACCCAATAAAGGTCCACATTATACATTTGACATAGGAAACGACCAAATTTTTCAAAACAAATTAGAAAAAGCAGTTGCTGAAGGAAAATTAAAAGATTTTAATTTTTTACAAAAAAGCAATTGGACTGATCTTTTGGTAAGCTTGCTACCAATAATTATAATTATTGGAGTATGGATTTTTATCATGCGAAAAATGTCAGGCGGCCCAGGTGGTGGTGGTGGACAAATTTTCAATATTGGAAAGTCAAAAGCGAAACTTTTTGACGAAAAAACAGATATCAAAACAACTTTTAAAGATGTTGCAGGATTAGAAGGTGCTAAAGAAGAAATACAAGAAATTGTTGAATTCCTGAAAAATCCAGAAAAATACACGAATTTAGGAGGTAAAATACCAAAAGGTGCATTACTTGTAGGCCCTCCAGGTACAGGAAAAACATTATTAGCCAAAGCAGTTGCTGGCGAAGCTCAGGTTCCCTTCTTCTCATTATCAGGATCCGATTTTGTTGAAATGTTTGTAGGTGTTGGAGCTTCTAGAGTTCGCGACCTTTTTAAACAAGCAAAAGAAAAATCTCCAGCGATTATTTTTATTGACGAAATTGATGCAGTAGGTAGAGCTAGAGGAAAAAGTAATATGTCTGGCGGTAATGACGAAAGAGAGAATACCCTTAATCAATTACTAACAGAAATGGATGGTTTTGGCACCAATTCAAATGTAATTGTATTGGCTGCAACCAATAGAGCCGATGTTTTAGACAAAGCTTTAATGCGTGCTGGACGTTTTGATAGACAAATTTTTGTTGATTTACCCGATATTCGCGAAAGAGCAGAAATATTCTTAGTACACCTTGCTCCTTTGAAAAAAATTGAAGGACTTGATACTGAATTTTTAGCCAAACAAACTCCAGGTTTTTCTGGCGCAGATATTGCCAATGTATGTAACGAAGCGGCTTTAATTGCAGCAAGACATAATAAAGACGCAGTTGATAAACAAGATTTCTTAGATGCAGTTGACCGTATTGTTGGTGGATTGGAAAAGAAAAACAAAATTATCACTCCAGAAGAAAAAAGAGCAATTGCAATACACGAAGCAGGACATGCCACTGTAAGCTGGATGCTTGAACATGCAGCACCATTGATAAAAGTTACAATTGTACCTCGTGGCCAAAGTTTAGGAGCAGCTTGGTACCTACCCGAAGAACGTCTAATCGTTCGTACGGATCAAATGCTTGACGAAATGTGTGCTACAATGGGAGGAAGGGCTGCTGAAAAAGTAACATTTGACAGAATTTCAACAGGTGCTTTGAGCGATTTAGAAAAAGTAACGAAACAAGCTCGTGCTATGGTAACCGTTTATGGTTTAAATGACAAAATTGGTAACGTTACCTATTATGATTCAAGTGGACAAAGTGAATACAGTTTTTCAAAACCATATTCTGATGAAACTGCCAGAGTAATTGATAAAGAAATTTCAGACCTTATCGAAAGCCAATACCAGAGAGCCATTAATATACTTGAAGAAAATAAAGACAAACTTGAAGAACTTGCAGCTATATTAATCGAAAAAGAAGTTATTTTCAAAGACGATTTAGAAACCATTTTTGGAAAGAGAACTTTCGATAAAAACTTAGGTGAAGTAGTCTCTTAA
- the rsfS gene encoding ribosome silencing factor: protein MAKKIINNDALLANIIKGIEEVKGNDIDILDLREIDTAVCDYFVICNGNSNTQVNAIVNSVQKIVSKDLKDKPWHVEGSDVAEWVLMDYVHIVVHVFQKHIREYYNIESLWGDAKITKIENKY, encoded by the coding sequence ATGGCGAAAAAGATTATAAACAATGATGCTCTATTGGCTAACATCATTAAAGGGATAGAAGAAGTAAAAGGAAATGACATCGATATTTTAGATTTAAGAGAAATAGACACAGCAGTTTGTGACTATTTTGTTATTTGCAATGGTAACTCAAACACACAAGTGAATGCAATTGTCAATTCCGTTCAAAAAATAGTATCAAAGGATTTAAAGGATAAACCTTGGCATGTAGAAGGATCTGATGTAGCCGAATGGGTTTTGATGGATTATGTTCACATTGTAGTACACGTTTTTCAAAAACACATTCGTGAATATTATAACATCGAAAGTCTTTGGGGTGATGCTAAAATCACCAAAATCGAAAATAAATATTAA
- a CDS encoding biotin--[acetyl-CoA-carboxylase] ligase: MKLIKLDAIDSTNEFLKGLSSTEDIQNFTVVTAENQLKGKGQMGSVWESELGKNLIMSVLVKDFLRDNESFFNLNVVISLSVIRALEKINIPELSIKWPNDIMSANKKIGGILIENSIKGDGVITSIVGLGLNINQVQFDDLPRASSLALICNLNLDKEVILFSIIEEMEAMIAEYSQIDLLLWEEYTNKLFKIGVPAAFTDENEVNFMGIIKGVSDIGKLQILLEDDGIFEYNLKEVQMLY; this comes from the coding sequence ATGAAGCTAATCAAACTCGATGCCATAGATTCTACAAATGAATTTCTAAAAGGATTATCTAGTACAGAAGATATACAAAATTTTACTGTTGTAACTGCAGAAAATCAATTGAAAGGGAAAGGCCAAATGGGATCGGTATGGGAATCTGAATTAGGTAAGAATTTAATAATGAGTGTATTGGTTAAGGATTTCTTGAGGGATAATGAATCCTTTTTTAATTTGAATGTTGTTATTTCGCTTTCAGTAATTCGAGCTTTAGAAAAAATAAATATTCCCGAATTGAGTATAAAATGGCCAAACGACATTATGTCAGCTAATAAGAAAATTGGTGGCATATTGATAGAAAACAGCATAAAAGGGGATGGTGTTATAACATCTATTGTTGGACTTGGGCTGAATATAAATCAAGTGCAATTCGATGATTTGCCTAGAGCTTCTTCACTAGCTTTGATTTGTAATTTAAACTTAGACAAAGAAGTTATTTTATTTTCAATAATTGAAGAAATGGAAGCTATGATAGCTGAATATTCCCAAATCGATCTTTTATTATGGGAGGAATATACAAATAAACTCTTTAAAATTGGTGTTCCTGCTGCTTTTACCGATGAAAATGAAGTTAATTTTATGGGAATTATAAAAGGAGTTTCGGATATTGGAAAGCTTCAAATACTATTGGAGGATGATGGTATATTTGAATATAATCTTAAAGAAGTTCAAATGTTGTATTAA
- a CDS encoding SRPBCC family protein, with protein sequence MNLESPKVTVEKPSQELFDLLSDVKNFEKLMPDNIAKFEVIGEDAFIFGLKGMPEIKLKMKEKIAPNKIVLGAASDKLPFTLVANIDSLSEQSSAVKLDFDGEFNAMMAMMIKGPISKFIETLANNMTKL encoded by the coding sequence ATGAACTTAGAAAGTCCAAAAGTTACAGTTGAGAAACCAAGTCAAGAGTTATTTGATTTATTGAGTGATGTAAAAAACTTCGAAAAATTAATGCCAGATAATATAGCAAAATTTGAAGTTATAGGAGAAGATGCTTTTATTTTTGGATTAAAAGGTATGCCTGAAATCAAATTAAAAATGAAAGAAAAAATTGCTCCAAACAAAATTGTTCTAGGTGCTGCAAGTGATAAATTACCATTTACTTTGGTAGCTAACATTGATAGTCTTTCTGAGCAATCTAGTGCAGTTAAATTGGATTTTGATGGAGAATTTAATGCTATGATGGCAATGATGATAAAAGGACCAATCAGTAAATTCATTGAAACTTTAGCAAATAACATGACAAAACTATAA
- the pyrE gene encoding orotate phosphoribosyltransferase translates to MIFNKDTAEKTAELLLQINAIKLNPGNPFTWASGWKSPIYCDNRLILSFPAIRNYVRDQFSKNIEKQFGKPDVIAGVATGAIGIGMLVAESMGLPFVYVRPEPKKHGRQNQVEGFLQKGQSVVIIEDLISTGNSSLLAVEGLREAGAVIKGMAAIFTYGFDVADQNFKNANIDLYTLSNYQNLLNLAVTKSYITEKEEETLREWNVSPSTWSV, encoded by the coding sequence ATGATTTTTAATAAAGATACAGCCGAAAAAACAGCCGAATTGCTTTTGCAAATAAATGCAATTAAATTGAATCCAGGAAATCCTTTTACATGGGCTTCTGGATGGAAATCGCCTATTTATTGCGATAATCGTTTAATCCTCTCGTTTCCAGCCATAAGAAATTATGTCAGAGACCAATTTTCAAAAAACATTGAAAAACAATTTGGAAAACCAGATGTAATTGCCGGAGTAGCTACTGGTGCAATTGGCATTGGAATGCTTGTTGCAGAAAGTATGGGATTACCTTTTGTATATGTACGACCAGAACCAAAAAAACATGGACGTCAAAACCAAGTAGAAGGTTTTTTACAAAAAGGACAAAGCGTAGTAATTATAGAAGATTTAATAAGTACTGGAAACAGTAGTCTTCTTGCCGTTGAAGGCTTGCGGGAAGCAGGAGCAGTAATAAAAGGGATGGCAGCAATATTTACCTATGGTTTTGATGTTGCAGACCAAAACTTTAAAAATGCCAATATTGATTTATATACACTGAGTAATTATCAAAATTTATTAAATTTAGCCGTTACTAAGAGTTATATTACAGAAAAAGAAGAAGAAACATTAAGAGAATGGAATGTAAGCCCTTCGACTTGGAGTGTTTAA
- a CDS encoding NUDIX hydrolase, translating to MYKVFVNDKPLFLTNQISKETDFQLFLLDSIDIEQVVIKMFQNKIKKAYLYHPDESVIMKTLKAKIPVNKAGGGLVYNKKGEVLFIFRNGKWDLPKGGSQKGELIEDAATREVEEETGVNGLVVGEKLQKTYHVFKRNGKYKLKITHWFVMHTDFEGTPVGQIEEGIEKVAWLNPIQIKDALENSYENIKLLFEAENGSN from the coding sequence ATGTATAAAGTTTTTGTTAACGACAAACCACTTTTTTTGACAAATCAAATTTCGAAGGAAACTGATTTTCAACTTTTCTTGCTTGATAGTATTGACATTGAGCAAGTTGTAATAAAAATGTTTCAAAATAAAATTAAGAAAGCTTATCTCTATCATCCTGATGAAAGTGTGATAATGAAAACTTTGAAAGCGAAAATTCCTGTAAATAAAGCTGGAGGAGGGTTGGTTTATAATAAAAAGGGTGAAGTTTTATTTATTTTTAGAAACGGAAAATGGGATTTGCCAAAAGGTGGTTCTCAAAAAGGAGAACTAATAGAGGATGCAGCTACGCGAGAAGTAGAAGAAGAAACTGGTGTAAACGGATTAGTGGTTGGTGAAAAACTACAAAAAACGTATCATGTTTTTAAAAGAAATGGTAAATATAAATTAAAAATCACGCATTGGTTTGTTATGCATACTGATTTTGAAGGTACTCCTGTTGGACAAATTGAAGAAGGAATTGAAAAAGTTGCTTGGCTGAATCCTATTCAAATAAAAGATGCTTTGGAAAATTCTTATGAAAATATCAAGCTATTGTTTGAAGCTGAAAACGGTTCTAATTAG
- a CDS encoding M14 family metallopeptidase produces the protein MKFLNLTILFFYLTSFAQNNTKYSTIFEKGNGNQSANYQETIAYYTVLSHDFSTIKMDKMGLTDSGEPLYMITFNPDKKFNFETIQKNKAILLINNGIHAGEPDGIDATMQLFRDLALGSIKIPQNTVIVTIPIYNIGGALNRNSTSRVNQEGPEEYGFRGNARNYDLNRDMIKSDTRNTKSFVSIYHKINPDIFIDNHVSNGADYQYKLTYIMTQHNKLGTVLGDYMNSEMMPYIVKDLEKKQIPTTPYVNAFEETPDNGFVQFSDTPRYTTGYTSLFNTIGFVVETHMLKKYADRVKATYEYMLSTIAFTDLNYKKIKELRLKNEEQFQPKKSYPIEWKIDSSKATTFLFSGFEASFKKSEVTTGQRLFYDRTKPYQKNVPYIKEYKSVKEVKIPNAYIIPKGYWNVIDLLKNNNCKYSQLKNDTIITIESYKIADYKTSSQAYEGHYPHRNTKITTTIEKIAFAKGDYIFPTEQKAVKYLLETLEPEAVDSFFNWNFFDTILQQKEGYSEYVFEDLAAQILRENPNLKTELENKVNSEPAFAKNSESKLDWVYKHSKYYEKAHLQYPVHRLLY, from the coding sequence ATGAAATTTCTCAACTTAACTATACTATTTTTCTACCTTACTTCATTTGCCCAAAACAACACTAAATACAGCACTATATTCGAAAAAGGAAATGGAAACCAATCGGCTAATTATCAAGAGACAATTGCTTATTACACCGTTTTGTCACATGATTTTTCTACTATAAAAATGGATAAAATGGGACTTACAGATAGCGGAGAGCCTTTATATATGATTACTTTCAACCCTGATAAAAAATTTAATTTTGAAACGATTCAAAAAAACAAAGCAATATTACTAATCAATAATGGCATCCATGCGGGAGAACCTGACGGTATTGATGCAACTATGCAATTATTTAGAGATTTAGCCTTAGGCAGCATAAAAATACCACAAAATACTGTTATAGTAACCATACCCATTTATAATATTGGAGGTGCTTTAAATCGAAATTCAACCTCAAGAGTCAATCAAGAAGGACCAGAAGAATATGGCTTTAGAGGCAACGCTAGAAACTATGATTTAAATCGCGATATGATCAAATCGGACACTCGAAACACAAAGAGTTTTGTATCCATTTATCACAAAATAAATCCAGATATTTTTATAGACAACCATGTGAGTAATGGAGCTGATTATCAATACAAATTAACCTACATCATGACGCAACACAATAAATTAGGCACTGTTTTGGGAGATTATATGAACTCAGAGATGATGCCTTATATTGTAAAAGATTTAGAAAAAAAACAAATTCCAACAACTCCTTATGTCAATGCATTTGAGGAAACGCCCGACAATGGTTTTGTACAATTTTCAGACACACCAAGATACACAACAGGTTATACTTCTCTTTTTAACACAATAGGGTTTGTTGTTGAGACCCATATGCTCAAAAAATATGCTGATCGTGTAAAAGCGACCTACGAATACATGCTAAGTACAATCGCTTTTACGGATTTGAACTATAAAAAAATAAAAGAATTGCGACTCAAAAACGAAGAACAATTTCAACCGAAAAAATCATACCCAATAGAATGGAAAATTGACAGTTCCAAGGCAACTACCTTTTTGTTTTCAGGTTTTGAAGCTTCCTTTAAAAAAAGTGAAGTAACAACTGGACAACGTTTGTTTTACGATAGAACTAAACCGTATCAAAAAAACGTACCGTATATCAAAGAATACAAATCGGTAAAAGAGGTAAAGATTCCCAATGCCTATATTATCCCGAAAGGCTATTGGAATGTTATTGATTTATTAAAAAACAATAATTGCAAATACTCGCAATTGAAGAATGACACCATTATAACCATAGAAAGTTATAAAATTGCCGATTATAAAACTTCAAGTCAAGCCTACGAAGGGCATTATCCTCATAGAAATACAAAAATAACGACAACTATTGAAAAAATAGCTTTTGCCAAAGGAGATTATATTTTCCCCACTGAACAAAAAGCCGTTAAATATTTACTGGAAACTCTAGAACCAGAAGCCGTTGATTCTTTCTTCAATTGGAATTTTTTTGATACCATTTTACAACAAAAAGAAGGGTATTCGGAATATGTTTTTGAGGATTTAGCAGCTCAAATTTTAAGAGAAAATCCAAATCTAAAAACAGAATTAGAAAATAAAGTTAATTCGGAACCCGCTTTTGCAAAAAACAGTGAAAGCAAGCTAGATTGGGTGTATAAACATTCCAAATACTATGAAAAAGCACATTTACAATATCCAGTTCACAGATTATTATATTAA